In one Oncorhynchus masou masou isolate Uvic2021 chromosome 23, UVic_Omas_1.1, whole genome shotgun sequence genomic region, the following are encoded:
- the LOC135509915 gene encoding uncharacterized protein LOC135509915: MTLCTARQISTMTWKTTGVLIVFLLALVAESTLSLPTLMTVILNDPITLPVSGLCHDGVIEWRHYQDGPSGGIIKKTVAELDRGVLTSGEGYENRVELQNGNLSLTISSAEYNDMGWYECVCNNNVLHDVKLEVLVPTKKSAHVGENVTLQCHGITDSEINFHWQKDVRTSVLKVEAGHATFDPGFEDRASVSKDGYSKGDLSLTLTSITLSDQGTYQCFVGPDKQTRGNPEAVTLTITVQDKPSEDTGTWSPWIQVVLIVVFCVGLWSGVNSQRFLSPVISFLRRWKSHSDMCSQYRPGEIRTQADVVRKVEDPIDVNERGVQARARQRSWNSTVPSEIIHTT; encoded by the coding sequence ATGACATTGTGCACTGCCAGACAGATATCAACCATGACTTGGAAGACAACTGGAGTTCTTATTGTCTTCTTACTTGCACTTGTTGCAGAATCCACCTTGTCTCTTCCTACTCTTATGACAGTGATTTTAAATGACCCTATCACACTCCCCGTCTCTGGACTATGCCATGATGGTGTCATCGAGTGGAGGCATTATCAGGATGGTCCATCAGGGGGCATCATCAAGAAGACAGTTGCTGAACTGGACCGAGGGGTTTTAACCTCCGGAGAGGGCTATGAGAACAGGGTTGAACTCCAGAATGGaaacctctctctcaccatctcctcAGCTGAGTACAATGACATGGGGTGGTACGAGTGTGTCTGCAACAACAACGTTTTACACGATGTAAAACTAGAAGTTTTGGTCCCCACTAAAAAATCTGCCCACGTTGGAGAAAATGTCACTCTTCAATGCCATGGCATAACTGACAGTGAAATAAACTTCCATTGGCAAAAAGATGTTCGAACGTCTGTGCTGAAGGTCGAAGCAGGACATGCTACCTTTGACCCTGGGTTTGAGGACAGAGCATCTGTATCCAAGGATGGCTACAGTAAAGGGGATCTTTCCCTCACCCTCACTAGCATAACTCTATCTGATCAGGGGACCTACCAGTGCTTCGTCGGCCCTGACAAACAGACGAGAGGAAACCCTGAAGCTGTCACTCTCACCATCACTGTTCAAGACAAGCCCTCTGAGGACACAGGCACATGGTCCCCGTGGATACAGGTGGTGCTCATTGTTGTTTTCTGTGTAGGCCTCTGGTCTGGAGTGAATTCCCAAAGATTTTTATCACCTGTCATCAGTTTTCTCCGTAGATGGAAATCACATTCAGATATGTGTAGTCAGTACAGACCAGGAGAGATCAGAACTCAAGCGGATGTTGTAAGAAAGGTTGAGGATCCTATTGATGTAAATGAGAGGGGAGTCCAGGCCAGAGCAAGGCAGAGGTCCtggaacagtacagtaccttcagaaattattcacaccacttga
- the LOC135511246 gene encoding histone deacetylase 8-like encodes MERDVFQENERYFQYFLMKHVVKPHVATIKEMAKFHTDSRYLEHLHKISQDGDNDDPQSGDFGLGYDSSVVEGIYDYAAAVGGATLTAPQCLLDKRGEVAIDWSGGWYHAKK; translated from the exons ATGGAAAGGGACGTTTTCCAGGAAAACGAGCGGTATTTCCAGTACTTCTTGATGAAACA tGTTGTGAAGCCCCATGTTGCAACCATTAAGGAGATGGCCAAGTTCCACACAGACTCACGCTACCTGGAGCACCTCCACAAAATCAGCCAGGACGGAGACAATGATGACCCCCAGTCCGGAGACTTTGGCCTGG GTTATGACTCTTCAGTGGTGGAGGGTATCTATGACTATGCTGCAGCGGTGGGTGGTGCCACCCTGACAGCCCCCCAGTGCCTGCTGGATAAGAGGGGTGAGGTGGCCATCGACTGGTCAGGAGGCTGGTACCATGCCAAGAAGTAA